One Streptomyces sp. NBC_01217 genomic region harbors:
- the mycP gene encoding type VII secretion-associated serine protease mycosin, translated as MLYPKTVFAASAAVLTALTAFAGPGAAYAAEGVQGPGDVGIDGSGECTFPMKQQYEGRPWSLQRVLLDELWQDTKGKGVRVAVIDTGVDDVNPQLRTAVDASAGADYLKGGRSDGTVDEVGHGTKVAGIIAARPHKGTGFVGLAPEATIIPIRQNDEKNSGKDTTMATAIDHAIAKGADVINISQDTTKALTETSDLGRAVARALAKDIVVVASAGNDGMNGRLKRTYPAAFDGVLAVASSDRNNERAPFSQAGDFVGVAAPGVDIVSTVPGYGQCTDNGTSFSAPYVAGVAALMRAKYPKWTAAQIVARIEQTAERSVTGHDDFVGWGVVDPVRALSGDDLPQDAPHPDPAPPKAPAPEPAHLSLSETPQERSERYATYALAAAAVLVGVIAGTATVVRDVRRRRATR; from the coding sequence ATGCTGTACCCAAAGACGGTTTTCGCGGCGAGCGCCGCCGTACTGACCGCGCTGACCGCGTTTGCGGGACCAGGAGCCGCGTACGCCGCAGAGGGCGTCCAGGGCCCCGGTGATGTGGGCATAGACGGCAGCGGCGAATGCACCTTTCCGATGAAGCAGCAGTACGAGGGCCGACCCTGGTCGCTGCAGCGGGTCCTGCTGGACGAGCTGTGGCAGGACACCAAGGGCAAGGGCGTACGCGTCGCGGTCATCGACACCGGCGTGGACGACGTCAACCCGCAGCTCAGGACGGCCGTCGACGCTTCGGCGGGCGCCGACTACCTCAAGGGCGGCAGGAGCGACGGCACGGTCGACGAGGTCGGCCACGGCACCAAGGTCGCCGGCATCATCGCCGCCCGCCCGCACAAGGGCACCGGATTCGTCGGACTGGCCCCCGAGGCCACGATCATCCCGATCCGCCAGAACGACGAGAAGAACAGCGGCAAGGACACCACGATGGCCACCGCGATCGACCACGCGATCGCCAAGGGCGCCGACGTCATCAACATCTCCCAGGACACGACGAAAGCCCTGACGGAGACCTCCGACCTGGGCAGGGCGGTGGCCAGGGCGCTCGCCAAGGACATCGTCGTGGTCGCCTCGGCGGGCAACGACGGCATGAACGGCAGGCTCAAGCGCACCTACCCCGCGGCCTTCGACGGCGTCCTCGCGGTCGCCTCCTCCGACCGCAACAACGAACGTGCCCCCTTCTCCCAGGCCGGTGATTTCGTCGGCGTCGCAGCACCGGGCGTCGACATCGTCTCCACCGTCCCGGGCTACGGCCAGTGCACCGACAACGGCACCAGCTTCTCCGCCCCGTACGTCGCCGGGGTCGCCGCCCTGATGCGCGCCAAGTACCCGAAGTGGACAGCGGCCCAGATCGTCGCTCGCATCGAGCAGACCGCCGAACGCTCCGTCACCGGCCATGACGACTTCGTCGGCTGGGGCGTCGTCGACCCGGTCCGCGCCCTGTCCGGCGACGACCTCCCGCAGGACGCCCCGCATCCCGACCCGGCACCCCCGAAGGCACCGGCCCCCGAGCCCGCACACCTCTCCCTGTCGGAGACTCCGCAGGAGCGCAGCGAGCGGTACGCCACCTACGCGCTCGCGGCGGCGGCGGTGCTGGTCGGTGTGATCGCCGGAACCGCGACGGTCGTCCGCGACGTGCGACGCCGGCGTGCCACGCGGTGA
- a CDS encoding WXG100 family type VII secretion target produces the protein MGHDPNTKVRYESVQEMANRIRKVSQNIVNDLTEMDTALKVVTDTWDGEAHGEYVILQRKYKQKADHMKNRLAEVAKIIESGKDSYRATDLKASRAFTEAY, from the coding sequence ATGGGGCACGATCCGAACACCAAGGTCAGGTACGAGAGCGTCCAGGAGATGGCGAACCGCATCCGCAAGGTGTCGCAGAACATCGTCAACGACCTCACCGAGATGGACACCGCGCTCAAGGTCGTCACCGACACCTGGGACGGTGAGGCGCACGGGGAGTACGTGATCCTCCAGCGCAAGTACAAGCAGAAGGCGGACCACATGAAGAACCGCCTGGCAGAGGTCGCGAAGATCATCGAGTCCGGCAAGGACAGCTACCGCGCCACGGACCTCAAGGCCTCGCGCGCGTTCACCGAGGCGTACTGA
- a CDS encoding DUF397 domain-containing protein produces the protein MGTQAEKDELYALDISGVEWLSAPGTEEAEERVEIAHLPGGAVAMRSSLDPETVLRYTEAEWRAFVLGARDGEFDLK, from the coding sequence ATGGGCACGCAGGCGGAGAAGGACGAGCTGTACGCACTCGACATCTCGGGGGTGGAGTGGCTGAGTGCGCCCGGTACCGAAGAGGCCGAGGAGCGCGTGGAGATCGCGCATCTGCCGGGTGGCGCGGTGGCGATGCGGTCCTCGTTGGATCCGGAGACGGTGCTGCGGTACACCGAGGCCGAGTGGCGGGCCTTCGTCCTGGGTGCGCGGGACGGCGAGTTCGACCTGAAGTAG
- the eccCa gene encoding type VII secretion protein EccCa produces MSQIVVKRPPRSLPPEVPMDDLTLEAPPELPRGQQEGMLMQILPVLGMGSSVVFFFSPQAPPFMRIMGVLMLVSTVGMVVAQLVRHRRGTQGQMADVRRDYLKYLAQTRRTVRRTARAQRDVQLYLQPAPEQLWSVVAEGSRVWERRVGDKDFGQVRVGLGAQQLATPLVAPETAPVDELEPMCAGAMQRFLAVHGSLDGLPMAVSMRAFYHVTVSGRAEAAQSAARALVAQLVTLHSPEDLLVAVVAARGAVSRWEWTKWLPHLQVPGQVDGAGTKRLFGDDLGELEQLLASRLEGRPRFGREGQPLLDQPHIVVVLDGGMVPPDSLFAAAEGLQGVTIVEVVPGELDEPRGGLSVVVRPGLLRLESGAGLAYEGVPDGMSLPAAEALARQLAPLRMGGGDDDEPLLANLDFTDLLNLGDADSVDVARTWRPRSVSERLRVPIGVGEDGQPVMLDLKEAAQDGMGPHGLCVGATGSGKSELLRTLVLGLAVTHSSETLNFVLADFKGGATFAGMSHMPHVAAVITNLADDLTLVDRMGDAIRGELQRRQELLRSAGNYANIHDYEKARAAGAALEPLASLVLVIDEFSELLTAKPDFIDMFIQIGRIGRSLGVHLLLASQRLEEGKLRGLDTYLSYRIGLRTFSAAESRTALGVPDAYHLPSVPGSGYLKFGTDEMTRFKAAYVSGTYRTGGPDLSVGALPIERRPALFSALPVPVVYAAPDPTHLVAARRSAEDDALADTVLDVIVRRLEGQGVPAHQVWLPPLDRAPTLDQLLPGLAPTAERGFTATEYTRPGGLTVPLGLIDKPFEQRREVLYRDFSGAAGHMMVIGGPQSGKSTLVRTLISSFALTHTPQEVQFYGLDFGGGGLDSLAELPHVGGMASRLDPERVRRTVAEVAGVLNRREEFFRAHSIDSIATYRRKRALGELPGEAWGDVFLVVDGWGGFRSEYEMLEQVVTDIAARGLGYGIHVVVTAARYMEVRAALKDQILGRLELRLGDVMDSEFDRKVAANVPAGVPGRGQVPQKLHFMGALPRVDSSSSAADLSEGTAALVGTVKANWAGPAAPAVRLLPRKLPADHLPKGFEFPQRGIAIGIDESDLEPVFVDFETDPFFLVFGESEAGKTNLLRLIAKQIAERYSPDEAKLVVGDYRRGLLGVLPESHLLEYAPMASSMQMHMEALAGVFARRQPPTDVTPQQLRDRSWWTGPQIFIIVDDYDLVATNAGNPLAPLAEYLPFARDTGVRFVIARNSAGASRSMYEAFMQRIKELGAQGVVLSGDPSEGDLIGSVRGHAMPPGRGYFASRRRGNPLVQIGRLPEQG; encoded by the coding sequence GTGAGCCAGATCGTCGTGAAACGACCTCCGCGGTCCCTGCCGCCGGAAGTACCCATGGACGACTTGACGTTGGAGGCCCCTCCCGAACTGCCCCGCGGGCAGCAGGAGGGCATGCTGATGCAGATCCTGCCGGTGCTCGGCATGGGTTCGTCGGTGGTCTTCTTCTTCTCACCGCAGGCCCCTCCGTTCATGCGGATCATGGGTGTTCTGATGCTGGTCTCGACCGTCGGCATGGTGGTCGCCCAGCTGGTGCGCCACCGCCGCGGTACGCAGGGGCAAATGGCGGATGTCCGGCGCGACTACCTCAAGTACCTGGCTCAGACGCGGCGTACGGTGCGCCGCACGGCGCGCGCCCAGCGCGATGTACAGCTCTATCTGCAGCCCGCTCCCGAGCAGTTGTGGTCGGTGGTCGCCGAGGGCAGCCGGGTGTGGGAACGGCGCGTCGGCGACAAGGACTTCGGGCAGGTACGGGTCGGGCTGGGGGCGCAGCAGCTGGCCACGCCGCTGGTCGCGCCCGAGACCGCGCCGGTGGATGAGCTGGAGCCGATGTGCGCGGGGGCGATGCAGCGGTTCCTCGCCGTGCACGGGTCGTTGGACGGGTTGCCGATGGCCGTGTCGATGCGGGCGTTCTACCACGTGACGGTCTCCGGGCGGGCGGAGGCGGCGCAGTCGGCGGCGCGGGCGCTGGTCGCGCAGTTGGTGACGCTGCACTCCCCCGAGGATCTGCTGGTCGCCGTCGTGGCGGCGCGGGGTGCGGTGTCGCGCTGGGAGTGGACGAAGTGGCTTCCGCATCTGCAGGTGCCGGGGCAGGTCGACGGGGCCGGTACGAAGCGGCTGTTCGGGGATGACCTGGGCGAGCTGGAGCAGTTGCTGGCGAGCCGCCTGGAGGGGCGGCCGCGGTTCGGGCGGGAGGGGCAGCCGCTGCTGGACCAGCCGCACATCGTGGTGGTGCTGGACGGCGGGATGGTGCCGCCGGACTCGTTGTTCGCGGCGGCCGAGGGCCTGCAGGGCGTGACGATCGTCGAGGTGGTGCCGGGCGAGCTGGACGAGCCGCGCGGCGGTCTGTCTGTGGTGGTGCGACCGGGGCTGCTGCGGCTGGAGTCGGGTGCGGGGCTGGCGTACGAGGGTGTGCCGGACGGGATGTCGCTGCCCGCGGCCGAGGCGCTGGCCCGTCAGCTGGCTCCGCTCAGGATGGGCGGGGGCGACGACGACGAACCGCTGCTGGCCAACCTGGACTTCACGGATCTGCTGAATCTGGGCGACGCGGACTCGGTCGATGTGGCGCGGACCTGGCGGCCGCGGTCGGTCTCCGAGCGGCTGCGGGTGCCGATCGGGGTCGGCGAGGACGGTCAGCCGGTGATGCTGGACCTGAAGGAGGCCGCGCAGGACGGCATGGGTCCGCACGGGCTGTGTGTCGGTGCGACGGGTTCCGGCAAGTCGGAGCTGCTGCGGACGCTGGTGCTGGGGCTCGCGGTCACGCATTCCTCGGAGACGCTGAACTTCGTGCTCGCGGACTTCAAGGGGGGTGCGACGTTCGCCGGGATGTCTCACATGCCGCATGTGGCGGCGGTCATCACCAACCTCGCGGACGACCTGACGCTGGTCGACCGCATGGGGGACGCGATCCGCGGTGAGCTGCAGCGGCGGCAGGAGCTGCTGCGCTCGGCCGGCAACTACGCAAACATCCACGACTACGAGAAGGCGCGGGCGGCGGGTGCGGCGTTGGAGCCGCTGGCCTCGCTCGTCCTGGTCATCGACGAGTTCTCCGAACTCCTCACCGCCAAGCCCGACTTCATCGACATGTTCATCCAGATCGGCCGGATCGGGCGTTCGCTGGGTGTGCACCTGCTGCTCGCCTCCCAGCGTCTGGAGGAGGGCAAGCTGCGCGGGCTCGACACGTATCTCTCGTACCGGATCGGGCTGCGGACCTTCTCGGCCGCCGAGTCGCGTACGGCGCTGGGTGTGCCCGATGCGTATCACCTGCCTTCGGTGCCCGGTTCCGGGTATCTGAAGTTCGGTACGGACGAGATGACGCGGTTCAAGGCGGCGTATGTGTCGGGGACGTACCGCACGGGTGGTCCCGATCTGTCGGTGGGGGCGCTGCCGATCGAGCGGCGGCCCGCGCTGTTCAGCGCGCTTCCGGTGCCGGTGGTGTACGCGGCGCCCGATCCGACGCATCTGGTGGCGGCCCGCAGGAGCGCGGAGGACGACGCTCTCGCCGACACGGTGCTCGATGTGATCGTGCGCCGTCTGGAGGGGCAGGGGGTGCCCGCCCACCAGGTGTGGCTGCCGCCGCTGGACCGGGCGCCGACGCTGGACCAGTTGCTGCCGGGGCTCGCGCCGACGGCCGAGCGCGGGTTCACGGCGACGGAGTACACCCGCCCGGGCGGCCTGACGGTGCCGCTCGGGCTGATCGACAAGCCCTTCGAGCAGCGGCGCGAGGTGCTGTACCGGGACTTCTCGGGTGCGGCGGGCCACATGATGGTCATCGGCGGTCCGCAGTCCGGCAAGTCGACGCTGGTACGGACGCTCATCTCCTCGTTCGCACTCACCCACACCCCGCAGGAAGTGCAGTTCTACGGGCTGGACTTCGGTGGTGGCGGTCTGGACTCGCTGGCTGAGCTGCCGCATGTCGGCGGGATGGCCTCCCGGCTGGATCCCGAGCGGGTGCGGCGTACGGTCGCCGAGGTCGCAGGCGTACTGAACCGGCGTGAGGAGTTCTTCCGCGCCCACTCCATCGACTCCATCGCCACCTACCGGCGCAAGCGCGCACTGGGTGAACTGCCCGGCGAGGCGTGGGGCGATGTGTTCCTGGTCGTCGACGGCTGGGGCGGCTTCCGGTCCGAGTACGAGATGCTGGAGCAGGTCGTCACCGACATCGCCGCGCGCGGGCTCGGCTACGGCATCCACGTCGTCGTCACGGCCGCCCGTTACATGGAGGTGCGGGCGGCGCTGAAGGACCAGATCCTCGGCCGGCTGGAGCTGCGGCTCGGCGATGTCATGGACTCCGAGTTCGACCGCAAGGTCGCGGCCAATGTGCCCGCGGGTGTCCCGGGGCGGGGCCAGGTGCCGCAGAAGCTGCACTTCATGGGGGCGCTGCCGCGTGTCGACTCCTCCAGCAGCGCCGCGGATCTCTCCGAGGGCACGGCCGCGCTCGTCGGGACGGTGAAGGCGAACTGGGCGGGTCCGGCGGCGCCTGCCGTACGGCTGCTGCCGCGCAAGCTGCCGGCCGATCATCTGCCGAAGGGCTTCGAGTTTCCGCAGCGGGGCATCGCGATCGGCATCGACGAGAGCGATCTGGAGCCGGTGTTCGTCGACTTCGAGACCGATCCCTTCTTCCTGGTCTTCGGCGAGAGCGAAGCGGGGAAGACGAACCTGCTGCGTCTGATCGCGAAGCAGATCGCGGAGCGCTACTCCCCCGACGAGGCGAAGCTCGTCGTCGGCGACTACCGGCGGGGGCTGCTGGGCGTGCTGCCGGAGAGCCATCTGCTGGAGTACGCGCCGATGGCGAGCTCGATGCAGATGCACATGGAGGCGCTGGCGGGGGTGTTCGCGCGTCGGCAGCCGCCGACGGACGTCACACCGCAGCAGCTGCGCGACCGCAGTTGGTGGACCGGTCCGCAGATCTTCATCATCGTCGACGACTACGACCTGGTGGCGACGAACGCGGGCAATCCGCTGGCCCCGCTGGCGGAGTACCTGCCGTTCGCCCGGGACACCGGCGTCCGTTTCGTCATCGCGCGCAACTCCGCGGGGGCCTCGCGGTCGATGTACGAGGCGTTCATGCAGCGCATCAAGGAGCTGGGGGCCCAGGGCGTGGTGCTGTCCGGTGACCCGTCCGAGGGCGATCTGATCGGCTCGGTGCGCGGGCACGCCATGCCCCCGGGGCGCGGGTACTTCGCCTCGCGGCGCCGGGGGAACCCTCTGGTGCAGATCGGGCGGCTGCCGGAGCAGGGCTGA
- the eccD gene encoding type VII secretion integral membrane protein EccD — translation MSSTAATGFCRVTVVAPDSRIDVALPEDIAVADVYPEILRLTGQTQAAGTPTGYHLVRRDGTVLDGARTLAAQQVLDGELLSLRPFAQSLPPAVFDDVSDAVASAVTRDRHLWSDELLRGAGLAGGVLLLVLMGFVLWFADPVRHDMQSLPGIIAGSAGLLLTAYAGVRARVYGDRATAVALGLGALPLVLIAGSGIIGPDAGQGPGRLQFLLGCVAVLVASVALVALTPSGDAPFVAATFLATVGTLATFVAILTEASATETAAVCAPVALGLVAFLPGLSARFARLPIGYASPHTTPGGYDDSFTDPNAEPHARPAPVDADRIAAQARRGHEMLLGLVGGCAAVVVGCAAVLGFSDNIWGQLLALAAGLAMLLRARLFRYTSQVACVLVAGIGAIALLILGLSLNPPTDLLFDLVRYGDRGSLDIRTIWLSAAVAAGAALLTAIGLIIPRKGLSPFWGRLLDLTESAVLLSLVPLCLAVLDVFTRARALTS, via the coding sequence GTGAGTTCGACTGCAGCGACGGGCTTCTGCCGCGTGACCGTCGTGGCGCCCGACAGCCGGATCGATGTGGCCCTGCCGGAGGACATCGCCGTCGCCGACGTCTACCCGGAGATCCTCCGCCTCACCGGCCAGACCCAGGCGGCCGGAACTCCCACCGGATACCACCTCGTTCGCCGCGACGGCACGGTCCTGGACGGAGCGCGTACCCTCGCCGCCCAGCAGGTCCTCGATGGCGAACTCCTCAGCCTGCGCCCCTTCGCCCAGTCGTTGCCGCCCGCCGTCTTCGACGACGTCTCGGACGCCGTCGCCTCGGCCGTCACCCGCGACCGCCATCTGTGGAGCGACGAACTGCTGCGCGGCGCGGGCCTGGCCGGCGGCGTACTGCTGCTCGTCCTGATGGGCTTCGTGCTGTGGTTCGCCGACCCCGTACGGCACGACATGCAAAGCCTGCCCGGCATCATCGCGGGCTCCGCCGGACTGCTGCTGACCGCGTACGCGGGGGTGCGTGCCCGGGTCTACGGGGACCGGGCCACCGCCGTCGCCCTCGGCCTCGGCGCGCTGCCCCTCGTACTCATCGCAGGCTCCGGCATCATCGGCCCGGACGCCGGCCAGGGCCCCGGCCGGCTGCAGTTCCTGCTCGGCTGCGTCGCCGTCCTGGTCGCCTCGGTCGCGCTGGTCGCCCTCACCCCGAGCGGGGACGCCCCCTTCGTCGCGGCGACCTTCCTCGCCACCGTCGGCACCCTGGCGACCTTCGTCGCGATCCTCACCGAGGCATCCGCCACCGAGACCGCCGCGGTCTGCGCCCCGGTCGCCCTCGGCCTCGTGGCCTTCCTGCCCGGCCTCTCCGCCCGCTTCGCCCGGCTGCCCATCGGCTACGCCTCGCCGCACACCACCCCCGGCGGCTACGACGACAGCTTCACCGACCCGAACGCGGAGCCCCACGCCCGGCCCGCCCCCGTCGACGCCGACCGCATCGCGGCCCAGGCCCGACGCGGCCACGAGATGCTGCTCGGCCTGGTCGGGGGATGCGCGGCGGTGGTCGTCGGCTGCGCGGCCGTCCTGGGCTTCTCGGACAACATCTGGGGCCAGCTCCTGGCACTGGCCGCCGGACTGGCGATGCTGCTGCGCGCCCGCCTCTTTCGCTACACCTCGCAGGTCGCCTGCGTACTGGTGGCGGGCATCGGTGCGATCGCCCTGCTGATCCTCGGCCTCTCCCTGAACCCACCGACCGATCTGCTGTTCGATCTGGTCCGGTACGGCGACCGCGGCTCCCTGGACATCCGTACGATCTGGCTCTCCGCGGCCGTCGCCGCCGGGGCCGCCCTGCTCACCGCGATCGGCCTGATCATCCCACGCAAGGGCCTCTCCCCGTTCTGGGGCCGCCTCCTCGACCTGACCGAGAGCGCCGTCCTCCTCTCCCTGGTCCCGCTCTGCCTGGCAGTACTGGACGTCTTCACAAGGGCCAGAGCCCTCACGAGCTGA
- the rpsO gene encoding 30S ribosomal protein S15 — MSLDAATKKQIMSEFATKEGDTGSPEVQVAMLSRRISDLTEHLKVHKHDHHSRRGLLILVGQRRRLLQYLAKKDIQRFRALVDRLGIRRGAAGGAK, encoded by the coding sequence GTGTCGCTCGACGCCGCTACGAAGAAGCAGATCATGTCTGAGTTCGCCACCAAGGAGGGTGACACCGGTTCCCCCGAGGTTCAGGTCGCGATGCTCTCCCGTCGCATCTCGGACCTGACGGAGCACCTCAAGGTCCACAAGCACGACCACCACTCCCGTCGTGGTCTGCTGATCCTGGTCGGCCAGCGTCGCCGCCTGCTGCAGTACCTGGCCAAGAAGGACATCCAGCGCTTCCGCGCGCTGGTCGACCGCCTCGGCATCCGCCGCGGTGCGGCCGGCGGCGCCAAGTAA
- a CDS encoding polyribonucleotide nucleotidyltransferase produces the protein MENETHYAEAVIDNGTFGTRTIRFETGRLAKQAAGSAVAYLDDDTMVLSATTASKKPKDQLDFFPLTVDVEERQYAAGKIPGSFFRREGRPSEDAILTCRLIDRPLRPSFRKGLRNEIQIVETIMALNPDHLYDVVAINAASCSTQLAGLPFSGPVGGTRVALIKGQWVAFPTHTELEDAVFDMVVAGRVLEDGDVAIMMVEAEATDKTIQLVKDGAEAPTEEVVAAGLEAAKPFIKALCKAQSDLAAKAAKPTGEFPVFLDYQDDVFEALAAAVTSELAQALTIAGKQDREAELDRVKEIAAEKLLPAFEGREKEISAAYRALTKKLVRERVIKDKVRIDGRGVTDIRTLAAEVEAIPRVHGSALFERGETQILGVTTLNMLRMEQQLDTLSPVTRKRYMHNYNFPPYSVGETGRVGSPKRREIGHGALAERAIVPVLPSREEFPYAIRQVSEALGSNGSTSMGSVCASTMSLLNAGVPLKAAVAGIAMGLISQEIDGKTHYVALTDILGAEDAFGDMDFKVAGTKQFVTALQLDTKLDGIPASVLAAALKQARDARLHILDVMNEAIDVPDEMSPNAPRIITVKIPVDKIGEVIGPKGKMINQIQEDTGADITIEDDGTIYIGAADGPAAEAARATINSIANPTMPEVGERYLGTVVKTTTFGAFVSLMPGKDGLLHISQIRKLAGGKRVENVEDVLGVGAKVQVEIAEIDSRGKLSLIPVIEGEAESDSGSAAGEKKDDAAK, from the coding sequence GTGGAGAACGAGACCCACTACGCCGAGGCCGTTATCGACAACGGAACCTTCGGCACCCGCACCATCCGCTTCGAGACGGGCCGCCTGGCCAAGCAGGCCGCCGGCTCCGCCGTCGCGTACCTGGACGACGACACCATGGTGCTGTCGGCCACCACGGCTTCCAAGAAGCCCAAGGACCAGCTCGACTTCTTCCCCCTCACGGTGGACGTCGAGGAGCGGCAGTACGCCGCAGGCAAGATCCCCGGCTCCTTCTTCCGTCGTGAGGGCCGGCCCTCCGAGGACGCGATCCTCACCTGCCGCCTGATCGACCGCCCGCTGCGCCCCTCCTTCAGGAAGGGCCTGCGCAACGAGATCCAGATCGTCGAGACGATCATGGCGCTCAACCCCGACCACCTGTACGACGTGGTCGCGATCAATGCCGCCTCCTGCTCCACGCAGCTGGCCGGCCTGCCCTTCTCCGGCCCGGTCGGCGGCACCCGTGTCGCCCTGATCAAGGGCCAGTGGGTCGCCTTCCCGACGCACACCGAGCTCGAGGACGCCGTCTTCGACATGGTCGTCGCCGGTCGCGTCCTGGAGGACGGCGACGTCGCGATCATGATGGTCGAGGCCGAGGCCACCGACAAGACCATCCAGCTCGTCAAGGACGGTGCCGAGGCCCCGACCGAAGAGGTCGTCGCCGCCGGTCTCGAAGCCGCGAAGCCCTTCATCAAGGCCCTCTGCAAGGCCCAGTCGGACCTCGCCGCCAAGGCCGCCAAGCCCACCGGCGAGTTCCCGGTCTTCCTGGACTACCAGGACGACGTCTTCGAGGCGCTCGCCGCCGCCGTGACGTCCGAGCTGGCCCAGGCGCTCACCATCGCCGGCAAGCAGGACCGCGAGGCCGAGCTGGACCGCGTCAAGGAGATCGCCGCCGAGAAGCTCCTCCCGGCCTTCGAGGGCCGCGAGAAGGAGATCTCCGCCGCGTACCGCGCGCTGACCAAGAAGCTGGTCCGCGAGCGCGTCATCAAGGACAAGGTCCGCATCGACGGCCGTGGCGTCACGGACATCCGTACGCTCGCCGCCGAGGTCGAGGCCATCCCGCGCGTGCACGGCTCGGCGCTGTTCGAGCGTGGCGAGACCCAGATCCTGGGCGTCACCACCCTCAACATGCTCCGTATGGAGCAGCAGCTGGACACCCTTTCTCCGGTGACCCGCAAGCGCTACATGCACAACTACAACTTCCCGCCGTACTCCGTCGGTGAGACCGGCCGCGTGGGCTCGCCCAAGCGCCGCGAGATCGGCCACGGAGCGCTCGCCGAGCGCGCCATCGTGCCGGTGCTGCCCTCGCGCGAGGAGTTCCCCTACGCGATCCGCCAGGTCTCCGAGGCGCTGGGCTCCAACGGCTCGACGTCCATGGGTTCGGTCTGCGCCTCCACCATGTCGCTGCTGAACGCCGGTGTGCCGCTCAAGGCCGCCGTCGCCGGTATCGCGATGGGCCTGATCTCCCAGGAGATCGACGGCAAGACCCACTACGTCGCCCTCACCGACATCCTCGGTGCGGAGGACGCCTTCGGTGACATGGACTTCAAGGTCGCCGGTACGAAGCAGTTCGTCACCGCTCTCCAGCTCGACACCAAGCTCGACGGCATCCCCGCCTCGGTCCTGGCCGCCGCGCTGAAGCAGGCCCGCGACGCCCGCCTCCACATCCTCGATGTGATGAACGAGGCCATCGACGTCCCGGACGAGATGTCCCCGAACGCCCCGCGGATCATCACCGTCAAGATCCCGGTGGACAAGATCGGTGAGGTCATCGGCCCCAAGGGCAAGATGATCAACCAGATCCAGGAGGACACCGGCGCCGACATCACGATCGAGGACGACGGCACCATCTACATCGGTGCCGCCGACGGACCGGCCGCCGAGGCCGCCCGCGCCACGATCAACTCGATCGCCAACCCGACCATGCCGGAGGTCGGCGAGCGCTACCTGGGTACGGTCGTCAAGACCACCACCTTCGGTGCGTTCGTGTCCCTCATGCCGGGCAAGGACGGCCTGCTGCACATCTCGCAGATCCGCAAGCTCGCCGGTGGCAAGCGCGTGGAGAACGTCGAGGACGTGCTGGGCGTCGGCGCCAAGGTCCAGGTCGAGATCGCCGAGATCGACTCCCGAGGCAAGCTCTCCCTGATCCCCGTGATCGAGGGCGAAGCCGAGTCCGACAGCGGCTCTGCCGCGGGCGAGAAGAAGGACGACGCCGCCAAGTGA